One genomic window of Haloferax mediterranei ATCC 33500 includes the following:
- a CDS encoding pyridoxal-phosphate dependent enzyme: MTAPSNLPSRLRLACDSCGSTFDEWRWRCSCGAPLDFDSTPTPTSPTPDDADLDYRRGLWAFDDFLPPTPQATLGEGMTPLVDASEWEASFKLEYVFPTGSFKDRGATTTLSVASELGVERIVEDSSGNAGAAIATYAARAGIDAEIYVPASVKPAKVRAIERAGAKPVRIEGTRQDVTDACVEAVEEGNAWYASHAWNPAFFAGTATVAYEIAAQRDWTAPDAVVTPLGHGTLFLGAYRGFRDLYEAGWIDRIPELYGAQAAGYSPIADARHHTTTETNDVADGIQIRNPVRETEIHEALDETGGDAIALSADAVEDELDRLHRHGFYTEPTCAVAPAALRELRLSGVLTMDDDVVVPLTGSGLKS; the protein is encoded by the coding sequence ATGACCGCCCCCTCCAATCTTCCGTCCCGGCTTCGACTCGCGTGTGATTCGTGCGGTTCGACCTTCGATGAGTGGCGCTGGCGGTGTTCCTGCGGCGCACCGCTCGACTTCGATTCTACCCCGACCCCCACGTCTCCGACGCCCGACGACGCCGACCTCGACTACCGTCGCGGTCTCTGGGCGTTCGACGACTTTCTCCCGCCGACTCCACAGGCCACTCTCGGCGAGGGGATGACTCCGCTCGTGGACGCCTCGGAGTGGGAAGCCTCGTTCAAACTGGAGTACGTCTTCCCCACCGGGTCGTTCAAGGACCGCGGCGCGACGACGACTCTCTCCGTCGCGTCGGAACTCGGCGTCGAGCGAATCGTCGAAGATTCCTCGGGCAATGCGGGGGCCGCCATCGCAACCTACGCCGCCCGCGCCGGTATCGACGCGGAGATTTACGTTCCCGCGTCGGTCAAGCCCGCAAAAGTCCGTGCCATCGAACGCGCCGGGGCGAAGCCGGTTCGAATCGAAGGTACTCGACAGGACGTAACCGACGCCTGCGTCGAGGCAGTCGAAGAGGGCAATGCGTGGTATGCAAGTCACGCGTGGAACCCGGCATTCTTCGCGGGGACGGCAACTGTCGCCTACGAAATCGCCGCCCAGCGGGACTGGACAGCACCCGACGCTGTCGTCACGCCACTGGGCCACGGGACGCTCTTTCTCGGGGCGTATCGCGGCTTCCGCGACCTCTACGAGGCCGGCTGGATTGACCGGATTCCCGAACTATACGGCGCGCAGGCCGCAGGATACTCCCCTATTGCCGACGCTCGGCACCACACGACCACCGAGACGAACGACGTGGCCGACGGCATCCAGATTCGGAACCCCGTCCGCGAAACGGAGATTCACGAGGCGCTCGACGAGACGGGCGGCGACGCAATCGCGCTCTCGGCCGATGCGGTCGAAGACGAACTCGACAGACTCCACCGTCACGGATTCTACACCGAACCGACGTGCGCCGTCGCACCCGCGGCGCTCCGCGAACTCCGACTGTCGGGCGTCCTCACCATGGACGACGACGTGGTTGTGCCGCTGACGGGGAGCGGACTCAAGTCTTAA
- a CDS encoding succinylglutamate desuccinylase/aspartoacylase family protein — MITLGTASAAPGEMDIGRLEVGESRDGGTVGLPVAVINGASPGKTLYMQAASDGDELNGVGVIQRVVPQLDPADISGTILIVGIVNYHAFQVAQHRNPIDDTKMNRAYPGDERGTSSERIAAATFDAARRADLILDLHQGSTSQMINEVRVRCGRHHRMHAKCLRLAKTFGCGYVLDQKGPDGQLARAGPDAGIPTIDPELGGCVGWDEESIQKGVQGVHNVLRGYGFVDGDVELEAQTRARGFDQYGSPVGGLVRFKRDLGERVSTGDVVFEVTDVFGSLKARVTADHDGIFWRARRLPQVASGEYVCSVGIDLDTY, encoded by the coding sequence ATGATTACCTTGGGAACGGCGAGCGCGGCCCCCGGGGAGATGGACATTGGCCGCCTCGAGGTGGGTGAGTCCCGCGACGGCGGGACTGTCGGCCTGCCCGTCGCCGTCATCAACGGTGCGTCTCCCGGAAAGACGCTCTATATGCAGGCCGCCTCGGACGGTGACGAACTCAACGGCGTCGGTGTCATCCAGCGCGTCGTTCCGCAGCTCGACCCCGCCGATATTTCCGGCACGATTCTCATCGTCGGCATCGTCAACTACCACGCCTTCCAGGTGGCACAGCACCGAAACCCCATCGACGACACGAAGATGAACCGTGCGTACCCGGGCGACGAACGCGGGACATCCTCGGAGCGAATCGCCGCCGCGACGTTCGACGCCGCCCGGCGAGCGGACCTCATCTTGGACCTCCACCAGGGGTCGACGAGCCAGATGATAAACGAGGTTCGCGTCCGCTGTGGTCGCCACCACCGGATGCACGCGAAGTGCCTCCGACTCGCCAAGACCTTCGGGTGCGGCTACGTGCTCGACCAGAAGGGACCGGACGGCCAACTCGCCCGCGCCGGCCCGGACGCCGGGATTCCGACCATCGACCCCGAACTCGGCGGGTGCGTCGGCTGGGACGAAGAGAGCATCCAGAAGGGCGTCCAAGGCGTTCACAACGTCCTCCGCGGCTACGGCTTCGTCGACGGCGACGTCGAACTCGAAGCCCAGACCCGCGCCCGGGGCTTCGACCAGTACGGGTCGCCCGTCGGCGGTCTCGTCCGGTTCAAGCGCGACCTCGGCGAGCGAGTTTCGACCGGGGACGTGGTCTTCGAAGTGACTGACGTGTTCGGCTCGCTCAAAGCCCGCGTCACCGCCGACCACGACGGTATCTTCTGGCGCGCTCGCCGACTCCCGCAGGTCGCCTCCGGCGAATACGTCTGTTCTGTCGGTATCGACCTCGATACGTACTGA
- a CDS encoding potassium channel family protein: MNPEDIEYEPVSVKAVLAEMKDTAELLIDLSYSSVLHANDELAAEVLDLEERMDILQLQARMSLMMAARSPEDAEELAPVLGVVGAAEKISDAAGDIAKVVIEDIGLPDAIRAALPEAVETTIRCELTDDSPYAARTLGDINMETETGVRVVAIHRAGEWVTNPDFETTLHAGDVLLLRGRDEGLQTVHEAATGIQYNPPDVAEPTIEDLERAVDTIVLMKDMSELAVDLAYGAVLFDSEGVAEEVEELEAEVDALKSRFEAWTLRAASRVEDPVSLRGLVQLASATEIISDAALEIAEGVLRGIDAHPVVAAAVKESDEVIIRLRVAPQSTLAEATLGDRRVKTETGMRVIAVRRAGGRRWVVSPGSETRLHGGDLIIAKGTRAGAERLGELLGDEREFDE, encoded by the coding sequence ATGAATCCGGAGGACATCGAGTACGAGCCCGTCAGCGTGAAGGCGGTCCTCGCCGAGATGAAAGACACTGCGGAGTTACTCATCGACCTCTCGTACTCGTCGGTCCTCCACGCGAACGACGAACTCGCGGCCGAGGTGCTCGACCTCGAAGAGCGGATGGACATCCTGCAACTGCAGGCGCGTATGAGCCTGATGATGGCCGCGCGCAGCCCCGAAGACGCCGAAGAACTCGCACCCGTCCTCGGGGTCGTCGGCGCGGCGGAGAAGATTTCCGACGCCGCGGGCGACATCGCGAAGGTCGTCATCGAGGATATCGGTCTTCCCGACGCCATCCGCGCCGCACTTCCGGAGGCCGTCGAGACGACGATTCGCTGCGAACTCACCGACGATTCACCCTACGCGGCACGAACTCTCGGCGATATCAACATGGAAACCGAGACGGGCGTCCGCGTCGTTGCCATCCACCGCGCTGGCGAGTGGGTGACGAACCCTGACTTCGAGACGACCCTCCATGCGGGCGACGTACTCCTCCTCCGCGGACGCGACGAAGGTCTCCAAACCGTTCACGAGGCCGCGACTGGTATCCAATACAACCCTCCTGACGTGGCAGAGCCGACGATAGAAGACCTCGAACGCGCCGTCGACACCATCGTCCTGATGAAGGACATGAGCGAACTCGCCGTCGACCTCGCCTATGGCGCGGTCCTGTTCGACAGTGAGGGCGTCGCCGAGGAGGTAGAAGAACTCGAAGCGGAGGTTGACGCGCTCAAGTCACGGTTCGAAGCGTGGACGCTCCGCGCGGCGAGCCGCGTCGAAGACCCCGTTTCGCTCCGCGGTCTCGTCCAACTCGCGAGCGCGACGGAGATAATAAGCGACGCCGCTCTCGAAATCGCCGAGGGCGTCCTCCGCGGCATCGACGCACACCCCGTCGTCGCCGCCGCCGTCAAGGAATCAGACGAAGTCATCATCCGCCTGCGAGTCGCCCCCCAGAGCACCCTCGCGGAGGCGACGCTCGGCGACCGTCGCGTCAAGACCGAAACCGGGATGCGAGTCATCGCAGTCCGCCGCGCTGGCGGCCGACGGTGGGTCGTCTCTCCGGGGTCGGAAACACGTCTCCACGGCGGCGACCTCATCATCGCCAAGGGAACGCGCGCCGGGGCCGAACGGCTGGGCGAACTCCTCGGTGACGAACGTGAGTTCGACGAGTAA
- the citZ gene encoding citrate synthase — MSGELKRGLEGVLVTESELSFIDGDAGQLIYRGYDIEDLARDASYEEVLYLLWHGELPNRTQLDEFSDELAAHRDIGDGILDVARELAEQDESPMAALRTLVSAMSAYDENADFEDVTDREVNLEKAKRITAKMPSVLAAYARFRRGDDYVAPNDDLNHAANFLYMLNGEEPNEVLAETFDMALVLHADHGLNASTFSAMVTSSTLSDMYSAVTSAIGTLSGSLHGGANANVMRMLKDVDDSDMDPVDWVEDALDRGERVAGFGHRVYNVKDPRAKILGQKSEALGEAAGDMKWYEMSVAIEEYISEEKGLAPNVDFYSASTYYQMDIPIDLYTPIFAVSRSGGWIAHILEQYDDNRLIRPRARYTGDKDLDFPTLDER, encoded by the coding sequence ATGTCAGGCGAACTGAAGCGGGGGCTGGAAGGTGTGCTGGTCACCGAATCGGAACTGAGCTTCATCGACGGCGACGCGGGACAACTTATCTATCGGGGCTACGATATCGAAGACCTCGCTCGCGATGCGAGCTACGAGGAAGTGTTGTACCTCCTGTGGCACGGCGAACTTCCGAATCGTACGCAACTCGACGAGTTCTCCGACGAACTGGCAGCCCACCGCGACATCGGCGACGGAATCCTCGACGTGGCACGCGAACTCGCCGAACAGGACGAATCGCCGATGGCTGCGCTTCGAACGCTCGTTTCCGCGATGTCGGCGTACGACGAAAACGCCGACTTCGAGGACGTGACCGACCGCGAGGTCAACCTCGAGAAAGCAAAGCGCATCACGGCGAAGATGCCGTCGGTGCTCGCGGCCTACGCTCGGTTCCGGCGCGGTGACGACTACGTCGCGCCGAACGACGACCTGAATCACGCCGCGAATTTCCTCTACATGCTCAACGGCGAAGAGCCGAACGAGGTGCTGGCGGAGACGTTCGACATGGCGCTCGTGCTACACGCCGACCACGGACTAAACGCGTCGACGTTCTCCGCGATGGTCACGTCGTCCACCCTCTCGGACATGTACAGCGCGGTCACGTCCGCAATCGGGACGCTCTCCGGGTCGCTTCACGGCGGCGCGAACGCGAACGTCATGCGGATGCTCAAGGATGTCGACGACAGCGACATGGACCCCGTCGACTGGGTCGAAGACGCACTCGACCGCGGCGAGCGCGTCGCCGGATTCGGCCACCGCGTCTACAACGTCAAGGACCCCCGCGCGAAGATTCTCGGCCAGAAGTCCGAGGCACTCGGCGAGGCCGCAGGCGACATGAAGTGGTACGAGATGTCGGTCGCAATCGAGGAGTACATCAGCGAGGAGAAGGGTCTCGCACCGAACGTGGACTTCTACTCCGCATCGACGTACTACCAGATGGATATCCCCATCGACCTTTACACACCCATCTTCGCCGTCTCGCGTAGCGGCGGATGGATTGCGCACATCCTCGAACAGTACGACGACAACCGGCTCATCCGCCCGCGCGCTCGGTACACCGGGGACAAAGACCTCGACTTCCCGACGCTCGACGAGCGGTAA
- a CDS encoding YgaP family membrane protein — MEMNVGGYDRIVRAILGPVLIIVGAAALAGVVPAMTGTLGLVVAGAALLVGAVLAATAVTQKCPMNKALGINTCKVQAETETAGETRA, encoded by the coding sequence ATGGAAATGAACGTTGGCGGCTACGACCGTATCGTACGCGCCATCCTCGGACCGGTGCTCATCATCGTCGGTGCTGCGGCCCTCGCGGGAGTCGTACCGGCAATGACAGGCACGCTCGGACTCGTCGTCGCGGGTGCGGCGCTGCTCGTCGGTGCAGTGCTCGCGGCGACCGCCGTGACGCAAAAGTGTCCGATGAACAAGGCACTCGGCATCAACACCTGCAAGGTACAGGCTGAAACCGAGACCGCGGGCGAGACCCGCGCGTAG
- a CDS encoding DUF7536 family protein: MTDDVPERPPAGGLVQALDVPRNAAIGALAGLALAATAYLFRVLELFGPFAGTREYPVLGPEGWFLILAFVLASATALLVATVLTLISAYRLSRTV, encoded by the coding sequence GTGACAGACGACGTTCCCGAGCGACCGCCGGCGGGGGGACTCGTACAGGCACTCGACGTGCCGCGAAACGCCGCTATCGGTGCGCTCGCAGGCCTCGCGTTGGCCGCTACTGCCTACCTCTTTCGGGTCCTCGAACTGTTCGGTCCGTTTGCCGGAACCCGCGAGTACCCCGTTCTCGGTCCGGAAGGCTGGTTCCTCATCCTCGCGTTCGTCCTCGCATCTGCGACCGCGCTCCTCGTCGCGACGGTGCTGACGCTCATCTCGGCGTATCGACTGAGTCGGACGGTCTAA